The Hordeum vulgare subsp. vulgare chromosome 7H, MorexV3_pseudomolecules_assembly, whole genome shotgun sequence DNA window AATTGGTACTCTAGCTTTGATAATTATCTGCCTTGATCAATCATTTACTTTTGAGAGTCCGCACAAATCCATTTAACTTGGAGCATGCTGGAAAACCAAATAGTCAAATAGTGAATTTTAGAACAAAATTAACAGTTGCTATCCATCATGGACTGGAAACTGAAAATTCCCCAAATGCGCTAGTAATAACCTGTCAAATGCCCTCAGATATTGAAGACCAAAACATTCCCACATCAAAATGCCAGAACCAGTCTCGAAGATTTACCCGAATCAGTAATTGGTTGCAGCCAGTACGAACACCACCTGCACAAAATAAGGATTGGTGGGATACTAGAACACCGTAATCATTCGGTGGAAGAAGGGTTCATAAAGTAAATAAGCAAGGTAGATAGAGGGTAACCTAGCCAAGAATCATGCTGCCAGAGTAGAAAGATGGCAGAGTGCCAGGTGAGGAAGCTTATATACACATAGAGAGGCTTGTGTACTGGAGAAAACAGAAAGTCACCTACAACATTAAGCGTTGTCGACAAAGTGGCACACATCATCCACCATAAGTGCGTCCAAAGAATGAAGATTGATTACTTCATTCATACCACATCGGAACTATTTCGCGTGTCAAACAGACAAAGAGTCGAGCGTCAGCCCGCATCAATCTAATCGGTATGCGTTGTGCGAGGCCAGAAGCACGGAGCTTGTACTTTGTAGCCCGGCTAGCCTCTCCGCGTGTAACCTAGCCAAGCCGTGACTCCCTCGTTTTAACAATGAATCGTATATTTTCCCCCTAAAATAAATTGTTAAGCAATCAGTCCAGGATGTCTGTATATGGATGAGTTTGGGCAACAAATCACATGAACTAAATATAACTTAGATGACTCTCATCTGGATCAACGAAATTCGGGTACTCAAGTTTGACAACTTCCGATTCAGAATTCTTGAAGCCTCTAAATTGGTGATTGCCTTCTATAGACATCTACATATGATCTCTAAATAAAGAAATCATATGTAGAATAAATTGGTGATTGCACATGAACGAACCTGTCTTACACCCATTCGAGCCCCTCGAAGGGATGCATGCCCTGACCCCTTCCCAACCGAGAGGCCCCAATTGAAACCGATCCGTTGTCTGCACGTACCTCCAGCTGGGCGCTCGGCGTAGTGGATCTGGCGACGGCGCTCCCAAGGACTCCAGATATGTCTTGAAAAACCGGACACATgcttcaaaggtgtaatgcgccaCCGATCTGGGATGGAGCTTGCCGCCGGCTCAAGAAAAAGATGCTCCCTGCTGCGCCTTTAGGGAAGAGAGGGGAAGGATGGCAGTAGAGGGTAGGCGTAGACAAAGGCGGCGATCCAACAACGGTGGCGGCGCAACGTACGTAGTGCGAGAGAGGAGAGATTGGGGAACGGGAGAGAGGAGCGGTCGGATAGGGAATGGGAGAAAATACTGGATGGCCGTTCATCATGGATCAGACGTTGCAGGGTACAGGTGAACGAGAGGGCCTCGATTTAGTTTCGGGAGTAGCTGCCCATAGGACAGTCGGCCCAAGAGCAGCCCACACACGAAAGGCGCATCGGACGACCAGCAACAGTCTATCAACGAAATCTGACGGTCAAGAACATGAATGCGTGAGAGAGCTGGAATGTGGTgcggttttactgtccttaatttGCACATTGAGGTAACGGTTTTGCTAATTCTCCATCGACTGAGATTGTCATAAATCTTGATCAAGTTCCAAAAAGTATGACTTCAGCTGCATGATGACACGTGTTGACGCGCCCGTACTGTTGTTCaataaaataagagaaaaaatggGGCATGTAAGAAAACAAAAAATTATAGCCGATGATAGGCTACAGATTCAGACACATACCAGGAATAAAAAAATAAGTGTTTACTACATTAATAATATTGCTATAACTTCTGAGCTTATAATTTGAAAGTAAATAATATTAGCTACTATAAGCTGGTACATGAATGGAGTGATGGGACTTTATTGGTTGATACTGAGTCGAGCACAATATATCATAGTTCGTTCATAATGCTTTATAAGACGGTGGATTTCTCGCTCTTGATGAGAGTCATGAACTAAAACTACCTTTTTATCAATGTTACATAAAACTTCCTTATCTAGTTCTAGCATTTTTAAAGAAAAAAAGTGACATGAAGCAGTGAGATACTATGAAATAAGGGGTCCATTCAAGTCGTACATGTCGTGTCGTGGAGGTTCTTCTAAGATGATATGTCTGAGAGTTacgccctccgtcccaaaataagtgactcaactttatactaactttagtataaagttgagtcacttCTTTTGAGGTGGAGGTAGTATTTAATAAGAGAAGCTGTATGACCGCAATAACGAAATGAAGCTAAATAATCTATCTTATTATAGAACATGATTAGCTTGTCGATAGCCTCTTGAAATCTGTAAGTAACTTAAGCTAATCAACCCCATATTGCTCTCAACCCCCCTCACAAAGCACAAGAATGATTAGGTAAAAATCATGGGGTCTGAACTCGTCTTCTCTCTCAGGGACCATCCTCCTATGGGACTCTCTTCGAGTGATTCATTTCCCCTTTATCAAGATCAGTCTATTTGAACCAAAGGACAAGGTGGAGGTTTATATGCCAATAAAAACTACTTCAGGACACTTCAATTTTAAATATAAAATATTGTGTTCACAAAATACAAGTGCATTAAATTTTGTTACCCTCAGCATATTGAGTAGATTTAGTGGATTTTCCATCGACGCATAATCATTAACATTACTTCCTCTCAATTAAATAAcaaagtattttatttttatgccttCCATAAAGAATATTAAATTCAACTATTTTTTCGAGGAAATGCAAAGGACCTTTGTGTTTCATTGCATTGAAAATATAGAGTTGGTGGGctacaatcctcctaggaggcTACAATCCTACTTATTCAAATGAACCATTGAAATCAATGGATGCTTCAAATACACATGAGAAAGCATTTGAACAAATCTTCAGAGAAAAATTGTGTTGTGAGGTTAAAGCAATGGTGGTGTAACCCTTTTCGGTACATAAATGAAAATGCTTGAATATCTTCGGCTGAAACTTCACATTATCAAGCAATATTATTATCTGAAGTTATATCTAAGAGAAGGGAGCCTCATGAAGGTGAGAAATTAAGAATAATAAAAAACAATCAATATTTTATCTGTTTTATTCTTATAATCTCATATCAAAATTTAGTGTAATTAAATAATTAGTTGTATTACCTTTTGCGCCCACTCAAGTGGCTCGCTATTCCTCGGTGTGCGATGGGCACAAGTAGGATAAAACTAACATGGAGCACTCTTAACATATCTTAGCTGGCAAGCAGACACCGTTATCATCCCTACTATTGTGGTCTTTTTACATTCAAGTGTCAAGTAAATTTATATATAGAGACTAATCCAAAATGTAGCACGTACGGATTAACCATTACTTACCTGACCTGCCATATCAAAATGTAACAATAGAGATTAAGCATTCATTGTCTGACCTGCCATATCAATTGTGCGtaggtagcagaagtagcattggTGACGCGATGGCTCGCAACCTATCTATCAACAATTGGAGAAGGTGatgtattgttgtgttaatattggACTATCTTGAATATGTATTTATCCTGACGTGATGGAATGGTAGATTTGATGTCTGAAACCTCAACTAAAATACATTGTCAACAAGCTCATAGGCAGAATTTTTTTTATTAACATCATACTGAATTCGGGTCTTGTAGAAATAACCCAAGTTGCTAAAAAAGGCCCACAATGAAGCATACACTTGAAGCAGCAAGCGTTCAATAATCCTTTCTTCTTTGTAGGATCTGTACAAACAGTAGATACATCATTTGATCAGATTGGAGACGAATTATGTGTTTGGGAAAAGCTACAACAAAATTACGCTTGCATTTTGCATATGGAAAATGGATCTACCCTCCTAATTAAACTACCTGGTGCATATACAACAACGATTATAGCCAACTGTAGCATCTTATGAGTTATTGCGAACACATAAGCATGGAAACTAAGCAATCGTATGAAGGTATACTTAGTTATTCGATAAGATATGGCATTCCACTTGAACTAACCTGACCAGCAGCTATTGGGGATCATCAGCTGAAGAATTTCGCGACCAAAAACTCTGAACCAGCCTCGGGGAACTCGTTGAACCAATACTCGAGAACCAGTGTCAGTGCACCTGGGAGAATGAACCTGCAATAAATTAAGAGCGTAAACTGAATCAACAGGTTATAGGAGCCTGAACTAAGTACAAATATTGAGCGGGGAAGgaaaatctgtagcaatctgagtACAAAACATTTTCTGGTTGAAGCGACTGGACCACCAACGCTCGTCGTTGCCACGAGAACGCGAGTGAGGGGGCGGTACCGACGCCGACACACATATCAGTTAACGTGGAAGTCGGGATCCCACGGCGTACCGAGATAGGGATAATCAACCGACCTGGCGGTGGTGCAGACGCGATGTCTTCGGCCGAGGGCTTCGCTTAATTAATTGCCCGACCTCGTTGTGTTCCTCCTCCGTCTTCCTTCGTCCCAAATGCCATGGCCGATGTGAACCATCAGTGTCGTCATCACAATCACGGTGGGGCAGGAAGCAGATGTAGAGGAGTGGTCGGCGATGAGGGGATTCAGGCAGAGGAGGACGTCGCTCGCTGACGTCTGGATCAATTTAAATCGATCGCTCTCTGTTCGTCGCCGATTGTGGGGATGGGAGAGATGAAGTTGTTTGCGGTTGGGGGGCGATCGCTCTCTGTTCGTCGCTGATTGTGGGGATGGGAGAGAGGAAGTCGTTTGCGGTGGGGGCGTTCGACGTTCCATCCAGACTCGGACCGAGTTGTCGCACTACTTGATGGGCTTCTTGCGGGAACCAGGCCTGTGCGTTAAAGGTCCAGTTAACCATGTTACACCGATTTTTCTATCGGAGTAGGCTTCCTCAGGACAGCTGTCCCATTTAGCGATCTAACAGTCAGTAACGATCTGCACACAATATATGACAGCCAAAATTGCAGAGAGCGTGTGAGGGCTGGGAAGTGTGTGCGTTAAAGGTCCAGTTAACCACGTTACACCGATTTTTCTACCGGAGTAGGCTTCCTCAGGACAGCTGGCCCATTTAGCGATCCAACGGTCAGTAACGATCTGCACACAATATCTGACGGCCAAAATTGCACAGAGCGTGTGAGGGCTGGGAAACAGGTCAGTTTTACTGGCTTCGCTTAATTAATTGCCCGGCCTCgttgtcttcctcctccgtctTCCTTCGTCCCAAATGCCATGGCTGATGTGAACCATCAGTGTCGTCATCACAATCATGATGGGGCAGGAAGCACATGTAGAGGAGTGGTCGGCGATGAGGGGATTCAGGCAGAGGAGGACGTCGCTCGCTGACGTGTGGATCGATTTAAATCGATCGCTCTCTGTTCATCGCCGATTGTGGGGATGGGAGAGAGGAAGTCGTttgcggtggggggggggggcgatcgCTCTCTGTTCGTCGCGATTGTGGGGATGGGAGAGAGGAAGTCGTTTGCGGTGGGGGCGTTCGGCATTCCATCCAGACTCGAACCCAGTTGTCGCAGTACTTGATGGGCTTCCCGCGGGAACTAGGCCTCTGCGTTAAAGGTCCAGTTAACCACGTTACACCGATTTTTCTACCGGAGTAGGCTTCCTCAGGACAGCTGTCCCATTTAGCGATCTAACGGTCAGTAACGATCTGCACACAATATCTGACGGCCAAAATTGCAGAAAGCGTGTGAGGGCTGGGAAGCCTCTGCGTTAAAGGTCCAGTTAACCACGTTACACCGATATTTCTACCGGAGTAGGCTTCCTCAGGACAGCTGGCCCATTTGGCGATCCAACGGTCAGTAACGATCTGCATACAATATCTGACGGCCAAAATTGCAGAGAGCGTGTGAGGGCTGGGAAATAGGTAGTTTTACTGTTCTTAATATTGGCTTTACTTTTTACTATATTTTCCTTGGTGAGCACGGCGACTTCTGTGGCCTGTAATAAAAAGTTTCACCCATCAATTGGCCCTTTATTTCAAGAACTAATGACAGATTAATCGTAGTGCTAACATCATGACTGTGCAAACCATTTGTGCCGGATAGATAGCGGCGGCCATGCATGGCCCCACGACCATGCATGCATGACAGGGATCGGTGATGAGCTCAGCCGGCCGAGTCACGTCGATGACGCCCCGACGTCGCCTTGCCCAGCCGGGCCCCGCACGCGCTCGCCTCCTTGTTCCTCGCCGCTTCCTCTTGCTTTTCCCCCCAACTTCCCACCGCGCACGCCAATAAAAACTGCGGCACGCTAACCCTATACCGAGTGTACTCCGCTCCGCAGCACCATCACCGCCAGAGCTTCGCTTCCTCTCTCTACAGCTGGCATGGCGTCTTCCGGCGGCGGGCGCTCACCGGCGACGGCGGTCTTAGACGACCTGGTCGATGTTCGCGACCGAGTGGGGATGTTGCAGACCGTACTGCATGAGTCTTCGCCTCGGGCGACCGCGGAGGCGGGGGAGCTGGTGGAGGGGATGATGGCCAAGCTGTCGAGCTCCATGTCGGTTCTCGGCACCGGTGATGGCGTCATAGCGTCGTCGTCGGGAGCAGGTCGGGAATCgggcgggaggagggagagaaccGGCGCGGCGGCGTCCGGGCCGCACCGCCGGAGCAGCCCGAGGAGAAGGTGAAGGAACTCTATAACCTTTTTATCAACCGTGCGACAAGTAGCTACCTATAGTATTAGTATCTTCTGGATGCGCTTCAGTATGCATGCGATTTAACAAATTATTATGGGCTACTATTAGTTTGGCCTAGTGGGGAACTTTAGGCGCCAATGATCAGGGGATGACTTCCGATGACCAATTCATCTGTTGTGTTATCAGATTGAAAAGATGAAAAGTACtttctctgtttctaaatataagtcttctaaAATATTTTATTAGGGGTTTACATATGGAGTAAAATAAGTGAATATGCACTTTAAAATAtgcctatatacatccgtatgtagtcaactaatggaatctttaaaaagacttatatttaagaacggagggagtagatgccaCTAAGATTAATTCAGCATTCATGCATGGGTATGCTATGAAATCATTTGTAGTTGGAAGTGCTAATTAATTAATGTTTTTTTTAAAACTCATCTAGCCGAGTTTTAGTTACGCCTCATTCATTTTTTATAGCCACTGAATGTGATACTATAAGATGCGTGTGTGCTAACGTTTTTttaagaaaaggaggatgacctccggcctctgcatttggaagatgcatgcagtcattttattaattattcataaagaTCTTAGAAAGCAATACATCAGTATATCTGAAGCCGCTCTCTTGaccgctactcctatccaatgatgaaggggtgcagaaagtgtgagccatatacccagacctctcacctagcctaacatctaaagccggaggctcCGACCGAGCAACATACCGGGTCAGGGGCTAACGTGGATTGTATTATTTTATATCTGCTTTTATTTAGCAGGTGAATGGAATCAAACTATATTTCATTAGATGAGTTCTAGACACTCTCACTAATTAATTATGTCCGTTATTCATGACAGGATGAAGAGCCCTCTAATCAAGACGGTCACCACTACAATGCTCACGGATGGCAAGTCATGGAGGAAATACGGACAGAAGCAGATAAATGACTCTACTAGGTAACATGTCCTCCCTTTGCCTGAAACTAGCCGTTCCTCAAACGGATGTATCTAAACATATTTTCAATGCTAGATGAGGATCAACTAATTTCGGATGAAGGAAGTACATGTCAACAAAGTACCCATGCATCTCAATATGCACAGTATAGATGTAACACTCATGGCTGTGTCTGTTCTGTGCTGTGCTCCCACTTGGTGAGATAGGAAACAGTTTACTAAAAGGAATAACACCATTTCATTATGTCAACTTGTCCAACTATTTGTAAGTAGAGAGTGATTATTGAATCACACATTGAAGCTAGCTAGCCAAGCACACTTGCCAATTGGTTAATAAAAAACTTGATTATACCCTAGCTAGTTGAGCTTTTTAATTTGATCCTTTGAGGGGAAGTCGGGATTTTTAACCCATCAAATGCATATTGTGCTTCTCTTGTATTTGGGGTAGCTAGTAAACTCGTAGCTGGTTAGCTAGCTCACATAGCCAGGAGTAGTGGAGTACTAACTGCACATGTTTTCAGGAGCTACTACCGGTGCACGCATAAGCCAGACCAAGGCTGCCAGGCCAAGAGGCACGTCCAGGAATCCGAGTCCAACCCGGCGGAGTACACCATCGACTACTACGGCCAGCACACCTGCAGGGATCCCTCCACATTCCCATCACTCATCGCTCAAGGCGCCGCCGCAGCTGCCCCGCCGCCGGACTTCGCAAACCTCATCAGCTTCGCGCCCATCAATGGATCCAACCGCGGTTTCACCGCAAGCACGAGCACAAGTGCTTTTGCTCATCATCTCATGAAAGAAGCGGCTGATCATCATTCTATGCTCTTCTCCCGCTTCTCCAACcacagctcctcgccgccggctcaGGAGGGCGTGTCCAGTGGCTCACCGTCGCCGGCTTGCCACGGGAAGTTCATGCAGTACGCCGGCGGACAGTTCATCAACGTTACTGGCTTAAGCACATCGCCGTTGACTGTGGGATCGGCGCCAGCGGAGTACTGGCCAGTGGTGGGGGTCGCCGGTGTCGACATGGATGCTGGCGCGGCCATGGACAGCTTCGCTTCCCCGCCGAGCAGCCCGGGGTTTCTGTCGGGCTCGTTGGAGGGATCATTTGGCAACAACGTTTGCCACTGGCGAATCTAGGATTTTAAATAGGGTATGGCAGCCAAAAAATAATTCACACACGATAAGGCTTAAATTCATGAATTAAGCTGAAACCATCCACTAAATACAATATAAATAGTTTAAAAATCATACTGATAATTAAAATATTGGTATACACGTGAACTAGAGACTTACAATGCTATTTCCGTGACTATTTTATTCGACGATTTTGAAGGGACATAAATGTCTCgataatatcatcttcatcaacttgAAAGAAAATATCCCGCTCAATAAAAGTGACTAGACAATCATTCAAAAGACTATCTTCCATCTTACTTCGTAACTTTGTTTTCACTAAAACCATTGCAGAAAATACCCTTTCAACAATTGCTGTTGCCACTGGTAGAAGCAATACCAATTTAAGGAGCTCATAAACCAAATCATACACTTTGTGCCTCTTTATTTGAACAAGCTTAACTGAGAGATCAACAATATTGTTTAGACCTTTGAATCTATCATCTTGTCTCATGTCATCAATATAATTACGTAGCTGCAATTCAAGCATGAGCAAATTATTATTTGAGAATTCCTTTGGAAAGAACTCAGCTAGTCTGCGTAGCTTCTGTGTATTAAAAgaatcaaatgaattagaaggatTGAAGGCTGACATGCAAGACAACaactccatattaatcttgtcaaACCTATTATCAAGTTCTTGACTTATTTGATCAATAACACCAATATATACTTCTCTTCTGAAGTGGTCATCATTGGTTTGCTTTCGAGCACGAGCTTTCCTTGCTGATTTGCCATAAGGAACATAATCGCCATCCATAGCAGGAACATCAACACCATGTTTGTCACAAAATGAAGTGACCCTCTCAAGAAAATTATCCCAACCATCAGACCTCAATTCTTGCATTCTTTTCTTTGCCATACTAACAAGTGATATTGCATTAAGAATATCTTGCTCCCTTCTTTGAAACACTCTAATAACTCATTTGTGTATCCAAGAATAATATACATAAAGCGTGCAAAGAAAACAAATTCAGAGGTCTCAAATGCTCCAAGCACAAAATCTATTTTGGTCCAATCATCCTTATATGAAGGATCATCCCCAAGATCTACTAGTACATCATGGATTGCTTCATACATAGTAATGATGCTGCACACAGTTTTGTAATGAGATCCCCATCGAGTATGCCCAGGCCtaggcaaactcatctcttgatgtAACCCACTTTTAGATTCAATCTCACCACAATCAAGTGCTTTCTTAACATTCTCAAGCCTAGCATTTCTAAGCATGTCATGACGCTTACAAGAAACTCCAACAATATAGATATTTGATAAAAAAACTCTTGCAATCAGTATTTCCcttggcaacaacaacaagaaccaattGGAGTTGATGAGAAAAACAATGAATATAATAAGCAGAAGGTGATTCTCGCATGATCAATGTTTTCAACCCTTTAATATCTCCTTTCATGTTGCTAGCCCCATCATATCCTTGACCACGGatttcactactggaaaacagtaatttgccatcagccagttctttgccgtctgctggctgatggcaaagaccctctttgccgtcagctgacctaaagcggacggtaaagggctcactgttggtaaaaagaatatttgccatctgccagggctttgccgtctgcctgcggacggcaaagagacctagggcagacggcaaagagggcagatgggtcccactagaccttgggcctggccaggtccaacggacgggctctttgccgtcagcctggccTTTGCCATCTACCGTTgcgccctttgccgtccgtgttggggaacgtcgcatgggaaacaaaaattttcctacgcgcacgaagacctatcatggtgatgtccatctacgagaggggatgagtgatctacgtacccttgtagatcgtacaacagaagcgttagagaacgcggttgatgtagtggaacgtcctcacgtccctcgatccgccccgcgaacaatcccgcgatcagtcccacgatctagtaccgaacggacgacacctccgcgttcagcacacgtacagctcgacgatgatctcggccttcttgatccagcaagagagacggagaggtagaagagttctccggcagcgtgacggcgctccggaggttggtgatgaccttgtctcagcagggctccgcccgagctccgcagaaacgcgacctagaggaaaaaccgtggaggtatgtggtcgggctgccgtgggaaagtcgtctcaaatcagccctaaaacctccgtatatataggtgggagggagggggccttgccttggggtccaaggaccctcaagggggtcggccgagccaagggggaggactctcccccccaaaccgagttggactaggtttggtgggagggagtccccctcccttcccacctcctccctttttttttcttttcctttgatttcttatccttggcgcatagggcccttttgggctgtcccaccagcccactaagggctggtgcgccacccttatggcctatgggcttccccggggtgggttgcccccccggtgaactcccggaacccattcgtcattcccggtacattcccggtaactccgaaaaccttccggtaatcaaatgaggtcatcctatatatcaatctctgtttccggaccattccggaaaccctcgtgacgtccgtgatctcatccgggactccgaacaacattcggtaaccaaccatataactcaaatacgcataaaacaacgtcgaaccttaagtgtgcagaccctgcgggttcgagaactatgtagacatgacccgagagactcctcggtcaatatccaatagtgggacctagatgcccatattggatcctacatattctacgaagatcttatcgtttgaacctcagtgccaaggattcgtataatcccgtatgtcattccctttgtccttcggtatgttacttgcccgagattcgatcgtcagtatccgcatacctatttcaatctcgtttaccggcaagtctctttactcgttccgtaatacaagatcccgcaacttacactaagttacattgcttgcaaggcttgtgtgtgatgttgtattaccgagtgggccccgagatacctctccatcacacggagtgacaaatcccagtcttgatccatactaactcaactaacaccttcggagatacctgtagagcatctttatagtcacccagttacgttgcgacgtttgatacacacaaagcattcctccggtgtcagtgagttatatgatctcatggtcataggaataaatacttgacacgcagaaaacagtagcaacaaaatgacacgatcaacatgctacgtctattagtttgggtctagtccatcacgtgattctcctaatgacgtgatccagttatcaagcaacaacaccttgttcataattagaagacactgactatcatcgatcaactggctagccaactagaggcatgctagggacggtgttttgtctatgtatccacacatgtaaatgagtcttcattcaatacaattatagcatggataataaactattatcttgatacaggaattataataataactatatttattattgcctctagggcataattccaacagtctcccacttgcactagagtcaataatctagccctcacatcaccatgtgaattacattgtaataaatctaacacccatacagttctggtgtcgatcatgttttggccgtggaagaggtttagtcagcgggtctgctacattcagatccgtgtgcactttgcatatatttacgtcctcttcctcgacgtagtcgcggatgaggttgaagcgtcgtttgatgtgtctggtcttcttgtgaaacaatggttcctttgctaaggcaatggcacccgtgttgtcacagaacaaggttattggatccagtgcacttgg harbors:
- the LOC123410726 gene encoding uncharacterized protein LOC123410726 produces the protein MASSGGGRSPATAVLDDLVDVRDRVGMLQTVLHESSPRATAEAGELVEGMMAKLSSSMSVLGTGDGVIASSSGAGRESGGRRERTGAAASGPHRRSSPRRRMKSPLIKTVTTTMLTDGKSWRKYGQKQINDSTRSYYRCTHKPDQGCQAKRHVQESESNPAEYTIDYYGQHTCRDPSTFPSLIAQGAAAAAPPPDFANLISFAPINGSNRGFTASTSTSAFAHHLMKEAADHHSMLFSRFSNHSSSPPAQEGVSSGSPSPACHGKFMQYAGGQFINVTGLSTSPLTVGSAPAEYWPVVGVAGVDMDAGAAMDSFASPPSSPGFLSGSLEGSFGNNVCHWRI